Proteins encoded together in one Pseudoalteromonas xiamenensis window:
- a CDS encoding TetR/AcrR family transcriptional regulator: protein MNTKEKIIRTSIAMFNLNGERAVTTNHIAANLGISPGNLYYHFKNKEDIIRHIFSLYSEHLNTHFKPLSLGENALEQLTLYLDSLFDLMWRYHFFYDNLTDILARDNELKKDYIAFQSQLFEQVKAVVIALRDVDVIAIDDEDAKELAHMLKMTVSFWTPYVKARRLTGVLEQQDIYNGIVKVLMLFKPYCTQMSKQKIAQLQAHYQTLADESLPSIA, encoded by the coding sequence ATGAATACCAAGGAAAAAATTATTCGAACTAGTATTGCCATGTTTAACCTAAATGGTGAGCGTGCCGTGACGACAAATCACATTGCAGCGAATTTAGGAATAAGTCCTGGCAATTTGTATTATCACTTCAAAAACAAAGAAGACATCATTCGTCATATTTTTTCCTTATACAGCGAACACCTTAATACGCATTTTAAACCTCTAAGTCTTGGAGAAAATGCGTTAGAGCAGCTAACGTTATACTTGGATTCCTTATTTGATTTGATGTGGCGATACCATTTCTTTTACGACAATCTGACCGACATTTTGGCAAGAGATAATGAATTGAAAAAAGACTACATCGCTTTTCAATCTCAGTTGTTTGAGCAAGTGAAGGCCGTTGTGATTGCATTGCGAGATGTAGACGTGATCGCCATTGATGATGAGGATGCAAAAGAGTTAGCTCACATGTTGAAAATGACGGTTAGCTTTTGGACGCCTTACGTTAAGGCTAGACGGTTGACAGGGGTGTTAGAGCAGCAAGATATCTACAATGGTATCGTGAAAGTGTTAATGTTGTTCAAGCCTTATTGCACGCAAATGAGTAAGCAAAAAATTGCCCAACTGCAAGCGCATTATCAAACGCTAGCAGACGAATCATTACCGAGCATTGCGTAA